From Cydia strobilella chromosome 7, ilCydStro3.1, whole genome shotgun sequence, one genomic window encodes:
- the LOC134743094 gene encoding sodium channel protein Nach-like: protein MCFMRTLFNQTTWIPLIHSHFAAHRNGTVVKRLKMWSKIKGHVVVFYRRFQHTCEHLTVHGPSFFMRKDVHFIYRLIYFIIYVQVWIVAVATIRRYYNHYQDNTIRFTTRTDYLDWNTTFASITLCEIPNVDKIYMLSQEINPGDKGKLDRFIGEIGFFNGLCHSCFALCDNEPLCPTDFSQLSLAVRSECKDFLLSCKWNGNPFECCGSFQPIITEYGTCYSMNNVHGPEKLPVYQTSNKDRQASIEIVASQDYEAFLHAPEDIPFWNMEYDRRLTVLYGAEANVIYSITNVVNEPEVSLISPEIRQCRFPNEVPEIYIAYKYYSYSGCISQCRIDAQLELCNCTHHFSPQIYEERYCDLEGLKCLSNNFGILRKLKVPGMNETGIICDCLPSCEEPDFNVIAKDFLEPEENVRARSATFSLSNRPYERITRQVARTALDLVVAIGNSFGLCFGGSLLSIVEVVYYLCFKRWKYKN, encoded by the coding sequence ATGTGCTTTATGCGTACCTTATTTAACCAAACGACGTGGATCCCTTTGATTCATTCTCACTTCGCCGCTCACAGGAACGGCACGGTAGTAAAGCGACTGAAAATGTGGTCTAAAATAAAGGGCCACGTCGTGGTATTTTACCGACGATTTCAACATACTTGCGAACATCTGACAGTTCACGGCCCAAGTTTCTTCATGCGAAAAGATGTACATTTTATATACAGGTTAATTTACTTTATCATTTACGTCCAAGTATGGATCGTTGCGGTAGCCACGATACGTAGATACTACAACCACTACCAAGATAACACTATTCGATTTACGACGAGAACGGATTATCTAGATTGGAACACAACTTTTGCATCGATAACCCTTTGTGAAATACCCAACGTTGACAAAATTTATATGCTTAGCCAGGAAATCAATCCCGGAGATAAAGGTAAGCTTGACCGATTCATCGGGGAAATTGGATTTTTCAACGGGTTATGTCACAGCTGCTTCGCTCTCTGCGACAACGAACCTCTCTGTCCCACAGATTTTAGTCAACTAAGTCTCGCTGTTCGTTCAGAATgcaaagattttttattaagctGCAAATGGAATGGAAACCCTTTCGAATGTTGCGGCAGTTTTCAGCCAATAATAACGGAGTACGGCACGTGTTATTCAATGAATAATGTGCATGGTCCTGAAAAGTTACCTGTTTACCAAACATCAAATAAAGATCGACAGGCTTCAATAGAAATTGTAGCGTCACAAGATTATGAAGCATTTCTGCACGCACCAGAAGACATTCCATTCTGGAACATGGAATACGATCGGAGGTTGACAGTTCTATATGGTGCAGAAGCTAACGTGATATACTCTATAACGAATGTCGTAAATGAACCAGAAGTTTCTTTGATATCTCCAGAAATTCGTCAATGTAGATTCCCAAATGAAGTTCCAGAAATCTATATAGCTTATAAATATTACAGTTATTCTGGTTGTATTAGCCAATGCCGTATCGATGCACAGTTAGAACTGTGCAACTGCACTCATCACTTTTCCCCTCAAATATACGAGGAACGGTATTGTGATTTGGAAGGATTGAAATGCCTATCAAACAACTTTGGGATATTGAGAAAACTAAAAGTGCCTGGGATGAATGAAACGGGCATAATTTGTGATTGTTTACCGTCTTGTGAAGAACCGGATTTCAACGTGATTGCTAAAGATTTTTTGGAGCCTGAAGAAAACGTGAGAGCGAGGAGCGCAACATTTTCTTTGAGTAACCGGCCCTATGAACGGATCACCCGGCAGGTTGCCCGCACGGCGCTTGACCTCGTAGTCGCGATTGGAAACAGCTTCGGTCTCTGTTTTGGCGGTTCTCTATTGTCTATAGTAGAAGTCGTTTATTATCTTTGCTTTAAGCGATGGAAGTATAAGAATTAA